Proteins from a genomic interval of Chanos chanos chromosome 3, fChaCha1.1, whole genome shotgun sequence:
- the slc1a3b gene encoding solute carrier family 1 member 3b isoform X2, whose amino-acid sequence MTKSSGDNPRSRSRVQQIREGIHLRSLKAKKKVEDITKDDVKTFLKKNAFVLFTVGAVVIGIMLGFALRPYKMSYREVKYFAFPGELLMRMLQMLVLPLLVSSLITGMAALDSRASGKMGMRAVIYYMTTTFIAVFIGIIMVLIIHPGKGSKDEFTKQQKIEQVSPADAFLDLIRNMFPPNLVQACTQQFKTQYGKRVIQVKMIVNDSIFNLTNATQEITQEEIVPVSGTVNGVNALGLVVFSMCFGLIIGNMKEQGQALKEFFDSLNEAIMRLVAIIMWYAPIGILFLIAGKIVEMDDITEMGGQLGMYTITVIIGLLIHGIVVLPTLYFVITRKNPFIFITGLLQALITALGTSSSSATLPITFKCLEENNKVDKRVTRFVLPVGATINMDGTALYEALAAIFIAQVNNMDMNFGQIITISDRLRTTTNVLGDSIGAGIVEFLSKDELENRDLEMGNSVVEENEMKKPYQLIAQENEYENEKPPVGETKM is encoded by the exons ATGACCAAAAGCAGCGGGGATAACCCACGGTCCCGGAGCAGAGTACAGCAAATCAGGGAGGGTATCCACCTGAGGTCTCTAAAGGCCAAGAAGAAAGTTGAGGACATAACCAAGGATGACGTCAAAACCTTCTTGAAGAAGAATGCTTTCGTCCTCTTCACCGTCGGAGCCGTTGTCATTG GTATCATGTTGGGATTTGCCCTTCGGCCCTACAAGATGTCCTACAGAGAGGTGAAGTACTTTGCCTTCCCTGGAGAGCTTTTAATGCGTATGCTGCAGATGCTGGTGCTCCCCCTACTGGTGTCTAGTCTGATTACAG GCATGGCAGCCCTGGACAGTCGGGCATCGGGCAAGATGGGCATGAGGGCGGTGATTTACTACATGACGACCACGTTCATTGCCGTCTTCATTGGCATCATTATGGTCCTCATCATCCACCCGGGAAAGGGCTCCAAAGACGAATTCACTAAACAGCAAAAGATCGAACAAGTCAGTCCAGCTGACGCCTTCCTCGATCTGATCAG AAACATGTTTCCTCCAAATTTGGTTCAGGCTTGTACACAGCAG TTCAAGACCCAGTATGGGAAGAGGGTGATTCAAGTGAAGATGATAGTGAACGACAGCATTTTCAACCTAACCAATGCCACCCAGGAGATTACCCAAGAAGAGATTGTCCCAGTATCAGGAACTGTGAACGGTGTCAACGCCCTGGGGCTCGTAGTCTTCTCAATGTGCTTTGGCCTGATTATTGGCAATATGAAGGAGCAAGGCCAAGCTCTGAAGGAGTTCTTTGACTCTCTGAACGAGGCCATCATGAGATTGGTTGCCATCATCATGTG GTACGCACCCATCGGTATCCTGTTCTTGATCGCCGGGAAGATTGTGGAGATGGACGACATCACGGAGATGGGCGGTCAGCTGGGCATGTACACCATTACCGTAATCATTGGTCTCCTCATCCACGGCATCGTAGTCCTGCCCACCCTCTACTTTGTCATCACACGGAAAAACCCTTTCATCTTCATCACCGGGCTGCTCCAGGCTCTCATCACTGCTCTGGGAACATCTTCCAG TTCAGCTACTTTGCCCATAACCTTCAAATGCTTGGAGGAGAACAACAAGGTCGATAAAAGAGTGACTCGCTTCGTGTTGCCGGTGGGTGCTACCATTAACATGGATGGAACAGCGTTGTATGAAGCACTAGCCGCAATCTTCATCGCCCAGGTTAATAACATGGACATGAACTTTGGCCAGATTATCACAATTAG TGACCGACTGCGCACAACGACCAACGTGCTGGGAGATTCGATAGGGGCAGGTATAGTGGAGTTCCTGTCCAAAGACGAGCTGGAGAACAGGGATCTCGAGATGGGCAACTCCGTCGTGGAAGAGAACGAAATGAAGAAGCCCTATCAGCTGATTGCTCAGGAGAACGAATACGAGAACGAGAAACCACCAGTTGGCGAAACTAAGATGTAG
- the slc1a3b gene encoding solute carrier family 1 member 3b isoform X1 has product MTKSSGDNPRSRSRVQQIREGIHLRSLKAKKKVEDITKDDVKTFLKKNAFVLFTVGAVVIGIMLGFALRPYKMSYREVKYFAFPGELLMRMLQMLVLPLLVSSLITGMAALDSRASGKMGMRAVIYYMTTTFIAVFIGIIMVLIIHPGKGSKDEFTKQQKIEQVSPADAFLDLIRNMFPPNLVQACTQQFKTQYGKRVIQVKMIVNDSIFNLTNATQEITQEEIVPVSGTVNGVNALGLVVFSMCFGLIIGNMKEQGQALKEFFDSLNEAIMRLVAIIMWYAPIGILFLIAGKIVEMDDITEMGGQLGMYTITVIIGLLIHGIVVLPTLYFVITRKNPFIFITGLLQALITALGTSSSSATLPITFKCLEENNKVDKRVTRFVLPVGATINMDGTALYEALAAIFIAQVNNMDMNFGQIITISITATAASIGAAGIPQAGLVTMVIVLTSVGLPTDDITLIIAVDWFLDRLRTTTNVLGDSIGAGIVEFLSKDELENRDLEMGNSVVEENEMKKPYQLIAQENEYENEKPPVGETKM; this is encoded by the exons ATGACCAAAAGCAGCGGGGATAACCCACGGTCCCGGAGCAGAGTACAGCAAATCAGGGAGGGTATCCACCTGAGGTCTCTAAAGGCCAAGAAGAAAGTTGAGGACATAACCAAGGATGACGTCAAAACCTTCTTGAAGAAGAATGCTTTCGTCCTCTTCACCGTCGGAGCCGTTGTCATTG GTATCATGTTGGGATTTGCCCTTCGGCCCTACAAGATGTCCTACAGAGAGGTGAAGTACTTTGCCTTCCCTGGAGAGCTTTTAATGCGTATGCTGCAGATGCTGGTGCTCCCCCTACTGGTGTCTAGTCTGATTACAG GCATGGCAGCCCTGGACAGTCGGGCATCGGGCAAGATGGGCATGAGGGCGGTGATTTACTACATGACGACCACGTTCATTGCCGTCTTCATTGGCATCATTATGGTCCTCATCATCCACCCGGGAAAGGGCTCCAAAGACGAATTCACTAAACAGCAAAAGATCGAACAAGTCAGTCCAGCTGACGCCTTCCTCGATCTGATCAG AAACATGTTTCCTCCAAATTTGGTTCAGGCTTGTACACAGCAG TTCAAGACCCAGTATGGGAAGAGGGTGATTCAAGTGAAGATGATAGTGAACGACAGCATTTTCAACCTAACCAATGCCACCCAGGAGATTACCCAAGAAGAGATTGTCCCAGTATCAGGAACTGTGAACGGTGTCAACGCCCTGGGGCTCGTAGTCTTCTCAATGTGCTTTGGCCTGATTATTGGCAATATGAAGGAGCAAGGCCAAGCTCTGAAGGAGTTCTTTGACTCTCTGAACGAGGCCATCATGAGATTGGTTGCCATCATCATGTG GTACGCACCCATCGGTATCCTGTTCTTGATCGCCGGGAAGATTGTGGAGATGGACGACATCACGGAGATGGGCGGTCAGCTGGGCATGTACACCATTACCGTAATCATTGGTCTCCTCATCCACGGCATCGTAGTCCTGCCCACCCTCTACTTTGTCATCACACGGAAAAACCCTTTCATCTTCATCACCGGGCTGCTCCAGGCTCTCATCACTGCTCTGGGAACATCTTCCAG TTCAGCTACTTTGCCCATAACCTTCAAATGCTTGGAGGAGAACAACAAGGTCGATAAAAGAGTGACTCGCTTCGTGTTGCCGGTGGGTGCTACCATTAACATGGATGGAACAGCGTTGTATGAAGCACTAGCCGCAATCTTCATCGCCCAGGTTAATAACATGGACATGAACTTTGGCCAGATTATCACAATTAG CATCACAGCAACCGCTGCCAGTATTGGAGCTGCAGGAATCCCCCAAGCTGGACTGGTCACCATGGTGATAGTGCTGACCTCGGTCGGACTTCCAACGGATGATATTACCCTCATCATTGCTGTCGATTGGTTCCT TGACCGACTGCGCACAACGACCAACGTGCTGGGAGATTCGATAGGGGCAGGTATAGTGGAGTTCCTGTCCAAAGACGAGCTGGAGAACAGGGATCTCGAGATGGGCAACTCCGTCGTGGAAGAGAACGAAATGAAGAAGCCCTATCAGCTGATTGCTCAGGAGAACGAATACGAGAACGAGAAACCACCAGTTGGCGAAACTAAGATGTAG
- the slc1a3b gene encoding solute carrier family 1 member 3b isoform X4, with translation MTKSSGDNPRSRSRVQQIREGIHLRSLKAKKKVEDITKDDVKTFLKKNAFVLFTVGAVVIGIMLGFALRPYKMSYREVKYFAFPGELLMRMLQMLVLPLLVSSLITGMAALDSRASGKMGMRAVIYYMTTTFIAVFIGIIMVLIIHPGKGSKDEFTKQQKIEQVSPADAFLDLIRYAPIGILFLIAGKIVEMDDITEMGGQLGMYTITVIIGLLIHGIVVLPTLYFVITRKNPFIFITGLLQALITALGTSSSSATLPITFKCLEENNKVDKRVTRFVLPVGATINMDGTALYEALAAIFIAQVNNMDMNFGQIITISITATAASIGAAGIPQAGLVTMVIVLTSVGLPTDDITLIIAVDWFLDRLRTTTNVLGDSIGAGIVEFLSKDELENRDLEMGNSVVEENEMKKPYQLIAQENEYENEKPPVGETKM, from the exons ATGACCAAAAGCAGCGGGGATAACCCACGGTCCCGGAGCAGAGTACAGCAAATCAGGGAGGGTATCCACCTGAGGTCTCTAAAGGCCAAGAAGAAAGTTGAGGACATAACCAAGGATGACGTCAAAACCTTCTTGAAGAAGAATGCTTTCGTCCTCTTCACCGTCGGAGCCGTTGTCATTG GTATCATGTTGGGATTTGCCCTTCGGCCCTACAAGATGTCCTACAGAGAGGTGAAGTACTTTGCCTTCCCTGGAGAGCTTTTAATGCGTATGCTGCAGATGCTGGTGCTCCCCCTACTGGTGTCTAGTCTGATTACAG GCATGGCAGCCCTGGACAGTCGGGCATCGGGCAAGATGGGCATGAGGGCGGTGATTTACTACATGACGACCACGTTCATTGCCGTCTTCATTGGCATCATTATGGTCCTCATCATCCACCCGGGAAAGGGCTCCAAAGACGAATTCACTAAACAGCAAAAGATCGAACAAGTCAGTCCAGCTGACGCCTTCCTCGATCTGATCAG GTACGCACCCATCGGTATCCTGTTCTTGATCGCCGGGAAGATTGTGGAGATGGACGACATCACGGAGATGGGCGGTCAGCTGGGCATGTACACCATTACCGTAATCATTGGTCTCCTCATCCACGGCATCGTAGTCCTGCCCACCCTCTACTTTGTCATCACACGGAAAAACCCTTTCATCTTCATCACCGGGCTGCTCCAGGCTCTCATCACTGCTCTGGGAACATCTTCCAG TTCAGCTACTTTGCCCATAACCTTCAAATGCTTGGAGGAGAACAACAAGGTCGATAAAAGAGTGACTCGCTTCGTGTTGCCGGTGGGTGCTACCATTAACATGGATGGAACAGCGTTGTATGAAGCACTAGCCGCAATCTTCATCGCCCAGGTTAATAACATGGACATGAACTTTGGCCAGATTATCACAATTAG CATCACAGCAACCGCTGCCAGTATTGGAGCTGCAGGAATCCCCCAAGCTGGACTGGTCACCATGGTGATAGTGCTGACCTCGGTCGGACTTCCAACGGATGATATTACCCTCATCATTGCTGTCGATTGGTTCCT TGACCGACTGCGCACAACGACCAACGTGCTGGGAGATTCGATAGGGGCAGGTATAGTGGAGTTCCTGTCCAAAGACGAGCTGGAGAACAGGGATCTCGAGATGGGCAACTCCGTCGTGGAAGAGAACGAAATGAAGAAGCCCTATCAGCTGATTGCTCAGGAGAACGAATACGAGAACGAGAAACCACCAGTTGGCGAAACTAAGATGTAG
- the slc1a3b gene encoding solute carrier family 1 member 3b isoform X3 — protein sequence MTKSSGDNPRSRSRVQQIREGIHLRSLKAKKKVEDITKDDVKTFLKKNAFVLFTVGAVVIGMAALDSRASGKMGMRAVIYYMTTTFIAVFIGIIMVLIIHPGKGSKDEFTKQQKIEQVSPADAFLDLIRNMFPPNLVQACTQQFKTQYGKRVIQVKMIVNDSIFNLTNATQEITQEEIVPVSGTVNGVNALGLVVFSMCFGLIIGNMKEQGQALKEFFDSLNEAIMRLVAIIMWYAPIGILFLIAGKIVEMDDITEMGGQLGMYTITVIIGLLIHGIVVLPTLYFVITRKNPFIFITGLLQALITALGTSSSSATLPITFKCLEENNKVDKRVTRFVLPVGATINMDGTALYEALAAIFIAQVNNMDMNFGQIITISITATAASIGAAGIPQAGLVTMVIVLTSVGLPTDDITLIIAVDWFLDRLRTTTNVLGDSIGAGIVEFLSKDELENRDLEMGNSVVEENEMKKPYQLIAQENEYENEKPPVGETKM from the exons ATGACCAAAAGCAGCGGGGATAACCCACGGTCCCGGAGCAGAGTACAGCAAATCAGGGAGGGTATCCACCTGAGGTCTCTAAAGGCCAAGAAGAAAGTTGAGGACATAACCAAGGATGACGTCAAAACCTTCTTGAAGAAGAATGCTTTCGTCCTCTTCACCGTCGGAGCCGTTGTCATTG GCATGGCAGCCCTGGACAGTCGGGCATCGGGCAAGATGGGCATGAGGGCGGTGATTTACTACATGACGACCACGTTCATTGCCGTCTTCATTGGCATCATTATGGTCCTCATCATCCACCCGGGAAAGGGCTCCAAAGACGAATTCACTAAACAGCAAAAGATCGAACAAGTCAGTCCAGCTGACGCCTTCCTCGATCTGATCAG AAACATGTTTCCTCCAAATTTGGTTCAGGCTTGTACACAGCAG TTCAAGACCCAGTATGGGAAGAGGGTGATTCAAGTGAAGATGATAGTGAACGACAGCATTTTCAACCTAACCAATGCCACCCAGGAGATTACCCAAGAAGAGATTGTCCCAGTATCAGGAACTGTGAACGGTGTCAACGCCCTGGGGCTCGTAGTCTTCTCAATGTGCTTTGGCCTGATTATTGGCAATATGAAGGAGCAAGGCCAAGCTCTGAAGGAGTTCTTTGACTCTCTGAACGAGGCCATCATGAGATTGGTTGCCATCATCATGTG GTACGCACCCATCGGTATCCTGTTCTTGATCGCCGGGAAGATTGTGGAGATGGACGACATCACGGAGATGGGCGGTCAGCTGGGCATGTACACCATTACCGTAATCATTGGTCTCCTCATCCACGGCATCGTAGTCCTGCCCACCCTCTACTTTGTCATCACACGGAAAAACCCTTTCATCTTCATCACCGGGCTGCTCCAGGCTCTCATCACTGCTCTGGGAACATCTTCCAG TTCAGCTACTTTGCCCATAACCTTCAAATGCTTGGAGGAGAACAACAAGGTCGATAAAAGAGTGACTCGCTTCGTGTTGCCGGTGGGTGCTACCATTAACATGGATGGAACAGCGTTGTATGAAGCACTAGCCGCAATCTTCATCGCCCAGGTTAATAACATGGACATGAACTTTGGCCAGATTATCACAATTAG CATCACAGCAACCGCTGCCAGTATTGGAGCTGCAGGAATCCCCCAAGCTGGACTGGTCACCATGGTGATAGTGCTGACCTCGGTCGGACTTCCAACGGATGATATTACCCTCATCATTGCTGTCGATTGGTTCCT TGACCGACTGCGCACAACGACCAACGTGCTGGGAGATTCGATAGGGGCAGGTATAGTGGAGTTCCTGTCCAAAGACGAGCTGGAGAACAGGGATCTCGAGATGGGCAACTCCGTCGTGGAAGAGAACGAAATGAAGAAGCCCTATCAGCTGATTGCTCAGGAGAACGAATACGAGAACGAGAAACCACCAGTTGGCGAAACTAAGATGTAG